In a genomic window of Pseudoglutamicibacter albus:
- the hflX gene encoding GTPase HflX, which produces MTEHRNTDPHPPSQQRSSQDQPSREGTPHKSTSEHEREIQATIQRILAADREREILAGRRDAEKSNAAPAGTEAFHTEEGAGNHAADEHAEDEAGEPGGPRQRGSFLQFGQAQALDTGQAEHSRFDGLQQDLEERRATRRVQGLSTELEDISEVEYRQLRLERVVLAGLWSDGTAEQAENSLRELAALAETAGSEVLDGVIQRRVKPDPGTYFGSGKATELRDIVTEVGADTVIVDSELAPSQRRGLEDVIKVKVIDRTALILDIFAQHAKSREGKAQVELAQLEYLLPRLRGWGESMSRQAGGQVAGGAGIGSRGPGETKIELDRRRIRNRMAKLRREIKAMKPAREAKRANRKRHSVPSVAIVGYTNAGKSSLLNRLTDAGVLVENALFATLDPTVRSAQTPDGIGYTLTDTVGFVRNLPTHLVEAFRSTLEEAADADVLLHVVDASHPDPMSQIQAVHEVLADIEADCPELIVLNKADLADAHTLAQLRRNHPDHVVVSARTGQGIDELKERISRTIPRPHTEVRALIPYTEGDLVARLHGQDAELLELEHVEDGTQIHALVRPDLADALAPYAQTNDAQAHTADEAQAEATEEANEEANE; this is translated from the coding sequence ATGACCGAGCACCGCAACACCGATCCCCACCCGCCTTCACAGCAACGGTCTTCACAGGATCAACCTTCACGCGAGGGGACTCCACATAAGAGCACATCGGAGCACGAACGCGAGATCCAAGCGACCATCCAGCGGATCCTCGCCGCTGACCGTGAACGTGAGATTCTTGCGGGGCGTCGCGATGCCGAGAAAAGCAACGCTGCACCGGCAGGGACTGAAGCGTTCCACACTGAGGAAGGCGCGGGGAACCACGCGGCGGATGAACACGCGGAGGATGAAGCAGGGGAGCCGGGTGGACCTCGGCAACGTGGCTCTTTCTTGCAGTTCGGTCAGGCTCAAGCACTCGATACAGGCCAGGCTGAACATTCGCGTTTCGATGGACTGCAGCAGGACCTTGAGGAACGCCGCGCTACTCGCCGCGTCCAGGGCCTCTCGACAGAACTTGAAGACATTTCCGAGGTCGAATACCGTCAGCTTCGTCTCGAACGCGTCGTGTTGGCCGGTCTGTGGTCAGACGGCACCGCGGAACAAGCCGAAAACTCGCTCCGTGAGCTCGCGGCGCTCGCCGAAACCGCCGGCTCGGAAGTATTGGACGGCGTGATCCAGCGCCGCGTGAAGCCAGACCCGGGAACCTATTTCGGTTCAGGTAAGGCAACCGAGTTGCGTGACATTGTGACGGAGGTCGGCGCGGACACCGTGATCGTGGATAGCGAGCTCGCGCCCTCTCAACGCCGTGGCCTCGAAGACGTCATCAAGGTCAAGGTCATCGACCGTACCGCTCTGATCCTGGATATTTTCGCCCAGCACGCTAAATCCCGCGAAGGTAAGGCCCAAGTCGAGCTGGCTCAGCTCGAATACCTCTTGCCGCGGCTTCGCGGCTGGGGTGAATCGATGTCGCGGCAGGCCGGCGGCCAGGTCGCCGGTGGTGCCGGTATCGGTTCGCGTGGCCCGGGTGAAACGAAGATCGAGCTGGATCGCCGCCGCATCCGCAACCGCATGGCCAAGCTGCGCCGCGAGATCAAAGCGATGAAGCCGGCACGCGAAGCCAAGCGCGCCAACCGCAAGCGTCACTCGGTGCCGTCTGTGGCCATCGTCGGCTACACCAACGCCGGCAAGTCCTCGCTACTCAACCGGCTGACTGACGCCGGGGTCCTGGTGGAGAACGCTCTGTTCGCTACCCTGGACCCGACTGTGCGTTCAGCGCAGACCCCTGACGGCATCGGCTATACCCTCACAGACACGGTCGGTTTCGTGCGCAACCTGCCAACCCACCTTGTGGAGGCGTTCCGTTCAACCTTGGAAGAAGCCGCGGATGCCGACGTGCTGCTTCACGTGGTCGATGCCTCCCACCCGGACCCGATGTCGCAGATCCAAGCGGTGCACGAGGTGCTCGCGGACATTGAGGCGGACTGCCCTGAGCTCATCGTGCTGAACAAGGCGGACCTCGCCGATGCGCATACGCTGGCTCAGTTGCGCCGCAACCATCCTGACCACGTTGTGGTCTCTGCCCGCACGGGCCAGGGCATCGACGAGCTCAAAGAAAGGATCTCGCGCACTATCCCGCGCCCGCACACCGAAGTGCGCGCCTTGATCCCATACACCGAAGGCGACTTGGTGGCGCGCCTGCACGGTCAGGACGCCGAACTGCTCGAGCTTGAACACGTCGAAGACGGGACACAGATCCACGCGCTAGTCCGCCCCGATCTCGCTGATGCGCTTGCACCGTACGCGCAGACTAACGATGCGCAAGCCCACACGGCCGATGAGGCCCAGGCCGAGGCGACCGAAGAGGCGAACGAAGAGGCGAACGAATGA
- a CDS encoding FBP domain-containing protein — protein MQAVSAEALAGCFVNATRREAAGAVPPFPLAEYHWEAMEFLGWRDQRDRTRAYLVVEVDGVLRGAVLRPTHTPGVHGVCALCRDVTELAGVRMFSARRAGDAGRSGNSVATLIHEDFHCNEYARRLPTPMEGALDPELFRSQRVEALQQRCLGFMRRITG, from the coding sequence GTGCAGGCTGTGAGTGCGGAAGCGTTGGCTGGTTGTTTTGTGAATGCGACGCGCCGTGAGGCTGCCGGTGCCGTACCTCCGTTCCCGTTGGCTGAGTATCACTGGGAGGCCATGGAGTTTCTAGGGTGGCGGGATCAGCGGGACCGCACGCGCGCCTACCTCGTTGTTGAGGTGGATGGGGTCTTGCGCGGTGCTGTGTTGAGGCCGACCCACACCCCTGGGGTTCATGGCGTGTGCGCGCTGTGTCGTGATGTGACCGAGCTGGCTGGTGTGCGAATGTTCTCGGCCCGGCGCGCCGGGGATGCTGGCCGTTCCGGTAACTCGGTTGCGACCCTGATCCACGAGGACTTCCATTGCAACGAGTACGCGCGGCGGCTACCGACCCCGATGGAGGGCGCGCTCGACCCTGAACTGTTCAGGTCCCAGCGAGTTGAGGCCCTACAGCAACGGTGCCTTGGGTTCATGCGCCGAATCACCGGCTGA
- the lexA gene encoding transcriptional repressor LexA, whose amino-acid sequence MSTDTPSMDTQPARPSKPLTSRQRSVLKCIESFLENQGYPPTMREIGDAVGLKSLSSVTHQLQQLNKLGWIRRDPKLPRALEVLYPSTLDVTQKDSTTASAAALGAATGAGLAEVTPMPGAAKLPNTTDSASTAQSSNATDSANITQFKARGGEDSAEIPLVGRIAAGGPILAEQHVEDVVTLPRQLVGHGELFMLKVSGDSMIDAAICDGDWVVVRRQNTAQNGEIVAALLDDEATVKTFRQRDGHTWLLPQNSQYEPILGDHAQIMGRVVSVLRSL is encoded by the coding sequence ATGAGCACCGATACACCGTCGATGGACACCCAGCCCGCACGCCCTTCGAAACCGCTGACTTCGCGTCAACGCTCTGTGCTGAAGTGCATCGAGTCTTTCTTAGAGAATCAGGGGTATCCGCCCACGATGCGTGAGATCGGTGACGCGGTCGGGTTGAAATCGCTGTCTTCGGTGACACACCAACTGCAGCAGCTCAACAAGCTCGGTTGGATTCGCCGCGACCCCAAACTCCCCCGCGCGCTCGAGGTTCTCTATCCGTCCACCCTGGACGTGACCCAGAAGGACTCCACCACAGCTAGTGCGGCCGCACTCGGAGCAGCGACAGGCGCCGGCCTAGCGGAGGTCACACCAATGCCCGGTGCAGCCAAACTCCCAAACACCACAGACTCCGCCAGCACCGCACAATCCTCCAACGCCACCGACTCCGCCAACATCACGCAGTTCAAGGCTCGCGGCGGGGAAGACTCGGCTGAGATCCCACTCGTCGGCCGTATCGCGGCAGGTGGACCGATCCTTGCTGAACAACACGTTGAAGACGTCGTGACCCTGCCACGTCAGCTTGTAGGGCACGGCGAACTGTTCATGCTCAAAGTCTCTGGGGACTCGATGATCGACGCCGCGATCTGCGATGGCGACTGGGTTGTGGTCCGCCGCCAAAACACCGCACAGAACGGCGAGATTGTCGCAGCGCTGCTGGATGACGAAGCCACCGTGAAGACCTTCCGTCAACGCGACGGCCACACGTGGCTACTGCCTCAGAACTCGCAATACGAACCCATCCTGGGTGACCACGCACAAATCATGGGCCGCGTCGTATCCGTGCTGCGCTCCCTCTAA
- a CDS encoding class I SAM-dependent methyltransferase, producing MAEHYFTAEPVTPEARKRITVSLADRELDVHTASGIFSPAGVDKGTQILLDEAPSPRAHGTMLDIGCGWGPILLTLALTSPQAEVWGVDVNERAMDLARLNAADAGARNVTVCTPEAVPADVSFDLIWSNPPIRVGKQVLHEILMTWLPRLNPGGEAYLVVQKNLGSDSLQKWLAENLPGEWSVERYARKKEFRILRVARPA from the coding sequence ATGGCCGAGCATTACTTCACAGCGGAACCGGTGACTCCCGAGGCACGCAAGCGCATTACGGTTTCTCTGGCTGACCGGGAACTTGACGTTCATACCGCTTCGGGCATTTTCAGCCCCGCCGGTGTGGATAAGGGAACCCAGATTTTATTGGATGAAGCTCCTAGCCCGCGGGCCCACGGAACGATGCTCGACATCGGGTGCGGTTGGGGACCCATCTTGCTCACGCTCGCGCTGACTTCTCCACAGGCTGAGGTGTGGGGTGTCGATGTCAACGAACGCGCGATGGATCTGGCCCGTCTCAACGCGGCCGATGCCGGCGCTCGCAACGTCACGGTGTGCACACCGGAGGCGGTGCCGGCCGATGTAAGTTTCGACCTCATCTGGTCCAACCCACCGATCCGTGTGGGTAAGCAGGTCCTCCACGAGATCCTCATGACGTGGCTTCCGCGCCTCAACCCGGGCGGCGAGGCGTATCTTGTGGTCCAGAAAAACCTCGGCTCAGATTCCCTACAGAAATGGCTCGCCGAAAACCTGCCGGGAGAGTGGAGCGTTGAACGCTACGCGAGAAAGAAAGAGTTCCGGATTCTGCGCGTGGCCCGCCCGGCTTGA
- the recA gene encoding recombinase RecA, translated as MAAQDREKALNQALAQIDRQFGKGAVMRLGDETKAPIETISTSSIALDAALGIGGLPRGRVVEIYGPESSGKTTVALHAVANAQRNGGIAAFIDAEHALDPVYAAKIGVDTDALLVAQPDTGEQALEIMDMLVSSGTIDIVVIDSVAALVPRAEIEGEMGDSHVGLQARLMSQALRKITGRLAQTKTTAIFINQLREKIGVFFGSPETTTGGKALKFYASVRVDVRRIETLKDGANPVGNRTRAKIVKNKMAPPFKQAEFDILYGEGISREGGLLDMGVENSLVKKSGAWYTYDGDQLGQGKENARRFLKDNPDLADELERQIRIKLGIDEDPEAENEANLKAVPKA; from the coding sequence ATGGCAGCACAGGACCGCGAGAAAGCACTGAATCAGGCTCTCGCCCAAATTGACCGGCAGTTCGGTAAGGGCGCGGTGATGCGCCTGGGTGATGAGACCAAGGCACCGATTGAGACGATCTCGACCAGCTCGATCGCCCTCGACGCCGCACTTGGCATTGGTGGTTTGCCGCGCGGCCGCGTCGTGGAGATCTACGGCCCGGAATCCTCCGGTAAAACCACTGTCGCGCTTCACGCGGTTGCTAACGCGCAGCGCAACGGCGGGATCGCCGCGTTCATTGACGCGGAGCACGCACTTGACCCGGTGTACGCCGCCAAGATCGGTGTGGACACGGACGCTCTCCTGGTTGCACAACCGGACACGGGTGAGCAGGCCCTGGAGATCATGGACATGCTCGTCTCCTCGGGCACGATCGACATCGTGGTGATCGACTCGGTTGCGGCACTTGTTCCGCGTGCGGAAATCGAAGGTGAGATGGGTGACTCCCACGTTGGTTTGCAGGCACGCTTGATGTCCCAGGCGCTGCGTAAGATCACCGGCCGCCTCGCCCAGACCAAGACGACCGCAATCTTCATTAACCAGCTGCGTGAAAAGATCGGTGTCTTCTTCGGTTCCCCAGAAACCACCACGGGTGGTAAAGCGCTGAAGTTCTATGCTTCGGTCCGTGTTGATGTTCGCCGCATCGAAACCCTCAAGGACGGCGCTAACCCGGTGGGTAACCGCACACGTGCCAAGATCGTGAAGAACAAGATGGCTCCGCCGTTCAAGCAGGCGGAGTTTGACATCCTCTATGGTGAAGGTATTTCCCGTGAGGGTGGACTGCTGGACATGGGTGTCGAGAACAGCCTGGTCAAGAAGTCCGGTGCCTGGTACACCTATGACGGCGATCAGCTGGGCCAGGGTAAAGAGAACGCACGCCGCTTCTTGAAGGACAACCCGGATCTAGCCGATGAGCTGGAACGTCAGATCCGCATCAAGCTGGGCATTGACGAGGATCCGGAAGCTGAGAACGAAGCCAACCTGAAGGCTGTTCCTAAGGCATGA
- a CDS encoding ATP-dependent DNA helicase, giving the protein MSQDVSAGSEPESTAASETGAASEASTESGEPAVEEVERLLTTAVDKMGGQRRDGQHEMAHSVAYALSTGTHLLVQAGTGTGKSMAYLIPAIRHAIEADKPVVVATATLALQSQVVGRDVPRLLKALEDELPRPVDVTLLKGRNNYVCKYKLSGGYPEDEDAGSLFDASLADPNAAEDGPTSPLGQEIMRIRKWAEESETGDRDELIPSVSDRAWRQASVSSLECLGTQHCPMAEECFTERARALAAESDVVVTNHAMLAFSAFEQLPVLPDFDVVIVDEAHELQDRVTNTYTRPLTHTAITHAAQGAKKHLKVASKALSDAAKAFEKSVTNIPTGLQPRGLTEAQRAAVMQVFESAKVVMADSKREAGDAAPDGAWQSARSAVAQVVELAERLLNAGQGDEVVWAARPGSFEPGRGYVVPDDSEPASLMVAPLSVAMQMRDGLFADRTVVLTSATLAVGEAFEPVAGGLGLMGPEAPEWDSVDVGSPFEYEKQGVLYVAQHLPPPGRGVSEAAIDELVDLIKASGGAALALFSSRRAAEDAAAACRERLDVPILVQGEASMTELVREFSADEQTCLFGTMTLWQGVDVPGRHCRLVVIDRIPFPRPDDPLMTARTRDVNEHGGNGFMSVSAHHAAIRLAQGVGRLIRSTEDRGVAAILDSRMATRRYGAYLRSALPPLWTTTDRNTVLGALGRLREANK; this is encoded by the coding sequence ATGAGCCAGGACGTTTCGGCTGGGTCCGAGCCAGAAAGCACCGCTGCATCTGAAACGGGTGCCGCATCGGAGGCTTCAACTGAGTCGGGTGAGCCCGCCGTTGAAGAGGTTGAGCGTCTGCTGACCACGGCGGTGGACAAGATGGGTGGGCAGCGCCGCGATGGTCAGCATGAGATGGCGCATTCGGTTGCGTACGCTCTGTCCACGGGTACGCACCTGCTGGTGCAGGCCGGGACCGGCACGGGTAAGTCGATGGCGTACTTGATTCCTGCGATCCGGCACGCGATCGAGGCGGATAAACCTGTAGTGGTTGCCACCGCAACGTTGGCGTTGCAGTCCCAGGTTGTGGGGCGCGATGTTCCGCGGCTTCTGAAGGCTCTGGAAGATGAACTTCCGCGGCCGGTGGACGTCACCCTGCTCAAGGGGCGGAACAACTATGTGTGCAAATATAAGCTCTCTGGCGGGTATCCGGAGGATGAGGACGCGGGCTCGCTTTTCGATGCGTCCCTGGCAGACCCGAATGCGGCCGAGGACGGCCCGACTTCGCCTTTGGGTCAGGAGATTATGCGCATCCGGAAGTGGGCTGAAGAGAGCGAGACGGGGGACCGGGATGAGCTGATCCCTTCGGTTTCGGATAGGGCGTGGCGGCAGGCTTCGGTGTCCTCGCTTGAATGTCTGGGTACCCAGCATTGTCCTATGGCGGAGGAATGTTTCACGGAGCGTGCCCGCGCGTTGGCCGCTGAGTCCGATGTGGTGGTCACTAACCACGCGATGCTCGCTTTTTCTGCGTTTGAGCAGCTACCGGTTTTACCGGATTTCGATGTTGTGATTGTGGATGAGGCCCACGAGTTGCAGGACCGGGTCACGAACACGTACACGCGCCCGCTCACCCACACCGCGATCACGCACGCGGCGCAGGGAGCTAAGAAGCACCTCAAGGTTGCGTCGAAGGCGTTATCTGATGCCGCTAAGGCTTTTGAGAAGTCTGTCACGAACATCCCGACAGGTCTTCAGCCGCGCGGTTTGACCGAGGCTCAACGTGCCGCTGTGATGCAGGTTTTCGAATCAGCGAAGGTCGTGATGGCGGATTCCAAACGCGAGGCTGGCGATGCGGCTCCGGATGGCGCCTGGCAGTCCGCGCGTTCCGCGGTGGCTCAGGTTGTTGAGCTGGCTGAACGTTTGTTGAACGCTGGTCAGGGCGACGAGGTTGTGTGGGCGGCCCGGCCCGGCAGCTTCGAGCCAGGGCGCGGCTATGTGGTTCCGGATGATTCTGAACCGGCGTCTTTGATGGTTGCCCCGTTGTCTGTTGCGATGCAGATGCGGGATGGCTTGTTCGCGGACCGGACCGTGGTTTTGACCTCGGCCACACTTGCTGTGGGTGAGGCTTTTGAGCCGGTTGCTGGCGGTTTGGGGTTGATGGGGCCGGAGGCTCCTGAGTGGGATTCGGTTGATGTTGGTTCGCCGTTTGAGTATGAGAAGCAGGGCGTGCTGTATGTGGCTCAGCATCTTCCGCCTCCAGGCCGCGGGGTCTCTGAAGCAGCTATCGATGAGCTTGTGGACTTGATCAAGGCTTCTGGCGGTGCGGCGTTGGCGCTGTTTTCTTCACGCCGAGCCGCTGAGGACGCCGCCGCTGCGTGCCGTGAACGTCTGGATGTGCCGATTTTGGTGCAGGGCGAGGCGTCAATGACGGAGCTGGTGCGGGAGTTCTCAGCTGATGAGCAGACTTGTCTGTTCGGGACGATGACGCTGTGGCAGGGTGTGGATGTACCGGGGCGGCATTGTCGTTTGGTGGTGATTGATCGGATCCCGTTCCCGCGCCCTGACGATCCTTTGATGACTGCGAGGACCCGTGACGTGAATGAGCACGGCGGGAATGGGTTCATGTCTGTTTCGGCGCATCACGCGGCGATCCGTTTGGCGCAGGGTGTGGGCCGTCTGATCCGTTCCACAGAGGACAGGGGAGTGGCCGCGATCCTGGATTCGCGGATGGCCACCCGTCGCTACGGTGCATATCTGCGTAGCGCGTTGCCACCGTTGTGGACCACAACTGACCGGAATACGGTTCTCGGCGCTTTGGGACGCCTGCGCGAAGCCAATAAGTAG
- the miaA gene encoding tRNA (adenosine(37)-N6)-dimethylallyltransferase MiaA, with protein MNPNPVIAVVGPTGTGKSELALDLCHMLNGEVVNTDALQFYRGMDIGTAKLPVAQRQGIEHHLLDIMDVTEEASVAVFQQQARDAIAEIQARGRTAVLVGGSGLYVRAVLDEIEFPPTDPEVRAEIEAWADARSAEEVREALRAVDPASAEKITDVRRMIRALEVHRISGRAFTSFMPQRIYHQPAVQVGLDLDPAVLNEALLQRVHRMYQAGLLDEVRELITHGLREGRTASAAIGYKQALAVLDGQMSQDEAIESTHIATRQFAKRQRTWFRADPRVKHYDAGAGAREIARAFVAEAIPEAL; from the coding sequence GTGAACCCGAACCCTGTGATCGCGGTGGTCGGCCCGACCGGCACCGGTAAATCCGAGCTCGCCCTTGATCTGTGCCACATGCTCAATGGAGAAGTGGTCAACACGGATGCGCTGCAGTTCTATCGCGGCATGGACATCGGTACAGCCAAGCTTCCTGTGGCGCAGCGGCAGGGGATCGAACACCATCTGCTCGACATCATGGATGTGACCGAGGAAGCCTCGGTTGCGGTGTTCCAACAGCAAGCCCGCGATGCGATCGCTGAGATCCAGGCGCGCGGGAGGACCGCTGTGCTGGTAGGTGGTTCTGGGCTATATGTGCGCGCGGTTTTAGATGAGATCGAGTTCCCGCCCACCGATCCGGAGGTCCGCGCCGAGATCGAGGCGTGGGCTGATGCGCGTAGTGCCGAGGAGGTCCGCGAGGCTCTGCGTGCAGTCGATCCGGCGAGCGCTGAGAAAATCACTGACGTGCGCCGCATGATCCGCGCGCTTGAAGTCCACCGCATCAGCGGCCGCGCATTCACCTCGTTCATGCCGCAACGCATCTATCACCAGCCCGCCGTCCAGGTGGGGCTTGACCTTGACCCGGCTGTCCTCAACGAGGCCCTCTTGCAGCGGGTCCACCGGATGTATCAAGCAGGCTTGCTGGATGAGGTCCGCGAGCTCATCACGCACGGCCTGCGGGAAGGCCGGACCGCATCGGCGGCTATTGGGTATAAACAAGCGCTCGCCGTGCTCGATGGTCAGATGAGCCAGGACGAAGCGATCGAGAGCACCCACATCGCCACGCGGCAGTTCGCCAAGCGGCAGAGAACATGGTTCCGTGCTGATCCGCGTGTCAAGCATTACGATGCCGGCGCCGGCGCGCGCGAGATCGCCCGGGCATTCGTTGCCGAAGCCATCCCGGAGGCTCTCTAG
- the miaB gene encoding tRNA (N6-isopentenyl adenosine(37)-C2)-methylthiotransferase MiaB, which produces MTASNSATEHHTDGAQHTARTYQVNTFGCQMNVHDSERIAGLLETAGMVPVEPGTDEGDADVVVFNTCAVRENADNKLYGHLGMLKAAKDENPDLQIAVGGCLAQKDRDTIVKRAPWVDVVFGTHNVGSLPVLLERARHNKEAQVEILEALEVFPSTLPAKRESHSAGWVSISVGCNNTCTFCIVPSLRGKEKDRRPGEILAEVQALVDDGAIEVTLLGQNVNSYGVEFGDRQAFSKLLRACGEIEGLERVRFTSPHPAMFTDDVIEAMAETPNVMPQLHMPLQSGSDKVLKDMRRSYRSKKFLGILEKVRERMPHAAITTDIIVGFPGETDEDFEETMRVVEQSRFHQAFTFQYSPRPGTPAAEYENQVPKDVVQERFERLVALQDRISAEENQKLLGTTVELIVADEKGRKAEETGRLAGRAQDQRLVHFSVPEGGQTPRPGDAVTVPITHAGSFHLLADPTLEQYSVRRTRSGDAWERAQADSCSPGGSASGKGVSLGMPSLRPQA; this is translated from the coding sequence ATGACTGCTTCAAACTCAGCAACCGAACACCACACTGACGGTGCGCAACACACGGCGCGGACCTACCAGGTCAACACGTTCGGGTGCCAGATGAACGTCCACGATTCCGAACGGATCGCGGGCCTGCTTGAAACCGCAGGCATGGTTCCGGTTGAGCCCGGCACAGATGAGGGTGATGCCGACGTCGTTGTGTTTAACACGTGCGCGGTACGTGAAAACGCGGACAATAAGCTCTATGGCCACCTCGGTATGCTCAAGGCCGCGAAAGATGAGAACCCCGATCTGCAGATTGCTGTGGGCGGGTGTCTTGCACAGAAGGACCGTGACACCATCGTCAAGCGTGCCCCGTGGGTCGATGTGGTGTTCGGAACCCACAACGTCGGCTCCTTGCCGGTGCTGCTCGAGCGGGCACGCCATAATAAAGAAGCCCAGGTTGAGATCCTTGAAGCGCTCGAGGTTTTCCCATCCACTCTGCCGGCTAAGCGGGAGTCTCATTCCGCGGGCTGGGTTTCGATCTCGGTGGGATGTAACAACACGTGCACGTTCTGCATCGTGCCGTCCTTGCGCGGTAAAGAGAAGGACCGCCGCCCGGGGGAGATCCTCGCCGAAGTCCAGGCGTTGGTTGATGACGGCGCGATCGAGGTGACCCTGCTGGGTCAGAACGTGAACTCTTACGGCGTTGAATTCGGTGACCGCCAGGCGTTCTCCAAACTGTTGCGGGCATGCGGTGAGATCGAAGGCCTCGAAAGGGTCCGTTTCACCTCGCCACACCCTGCGATGTTCACTGACGATGTGATTGAGGCGATGGCTGAAACCCCGAACGTCATGCCGCAGCTTCACATGCCGTTGCAGTCCGGTTCGGACAAGGTCCTGAAGGATATGCGGCGCTCGTACCGTTCCAAGAAGTTCCTCGGGATCCTGGAGAAGGTGCGCGAGCGTATGCCGCACGCGGCGATCACCACCGACATCATCGTCGGCTTCCCGGGTGAAACCGACGAGGACTTCGAAGAGACCATGCGGGTTGTCGAGCAGTCCCGCTTCCATCAGGCGTTCACGTTCCAGTATTCGCCGCGGCCGGGAACCCCGGCGGCCGAATACGAAAACCAGGTCCCTAAAGACGTGGTGCAGGAACGTTTCGAGCGCCTCGTTGCACTCCAGGACCGTATTTCTGCCGAAGAAAATCAGAAGCTGCTCGGCACCACGGTTGAGCTGATCGTCGCTGACGAAAAGGGCCGCAAAGCCGAAGAGACGGGCCGGCTTGCGGGACGCGCCCAAGACCAGCGGCTCGTGCACTTCTCTGTTCCGGAAGGCGGTCAAACCCCTCGCCCAGGCGATGCCGTGACCGTGCCGATCACTCACGCTGGATCCTTCCACTTGCTCGCTGACCCAACCCTGGAGCAGTACAGTGTTCGCCGTACCCGCTCCGGGGACGCGTGGGAGCGCGCACAAGCAGATTCGTGCTCGCCAGGCGGTAGCGCGAGCGGCAAGGGTGTTTCGCTCGGCATGCCGAGCCTGCGCCCGCAAGCGTAG
- a CDS encoding regulatory protein RecX, producing MSHTPDTSGNSGENPAGLSDEKLAERQRLQNLLGLVPASSLSQPADSDVDAKPTRSDNRSTLGKSARSKKRKAKPASIQQLQRQLKALREQRREREHQPLTGGSAPAFGRTQSDEDEPSAKYANGAAANTNAGTAEAPVPEWLNTDAEVPEWMLGDLPNDVLELIEAGETLNAPGGEPPSNEEASEPAEELTSEQAERLCRETALRLLSTRARSRYEIEENLRRKELPDDAIAHVMDRFEEVGLIDDEAFAHAWVESRNRSKGYASARLSQELRRKGIGEEHIAAALEQLDGDDLRAQAEQLALKRLGHSDLPPDRYGPDRKEREKVMRRIVSHLQRKGYAPGMCMAATRAAMQRHDSGERG from the coding sequence ATGAGCCACACCCCGGATACGTCCGGGAACTCAGGAGAGAATCCTGCCGGACTGAGTGACGAAAAGCTTGCCGAGCGCCAGCGCCTCCAAAACCTTTTGGGCCTGGTGCCGGCAAGCTCACTCAGCCAACCTGCAGACAGCGACGTGGACGCCAAGCCCACTCGCTCGGACAACCGCTCGACGTTGGGGAAATCCGCCCGCTCAAAGAAGCGCAAAGCTAAGCCGGCGTCGATCCAGCAGCTGCAACGGCAACTCAAAGCGTTGCGTGAACAGCGCCGCGAACGCGAACACCAGCCACTGACCGGCGGCTCGGCACCCGCATTCGGCCGAACACAGAGCGACGAAGACGAGCCAAGCGCCAAATACGCCAACGGGGCAGCTGCGAACACCAACGCGGGAACGGCCGAGGCTCCGGTGCCGGAATGGCTCAACACGGACGCCGAGGTTCCAGAGTGGATGCTCGGTGACCTGCCGAATGACGTGCTCGAGCTCATCGAAGCAGGGGAGACTCTCAACGCACCCGGTGGCGAGCCCCCTAGCAACGAGGAAGCCTCCGAACCAGCCGAAGAATTGACCAGCGAGCAGGCTGAACGCCTGTGCCGGGAGACGGCGTTGCGCTTGCTTTCAACGCGGGCTCGTTCACGGTACGAAATCGAAGAGAACCTCCGGCGCAAAGAGCTTCCAGATGACGCCATCGCACACGTCATGGACCGTTTCGAGGAAGTCGGCCTGATCGATGATGAAGCGTTCGCACACGCGTGGGTTGAATCCCGCAACAGGTCGAAAGGTTACGCATCAGCACGCCTATCCCAAGAGCTGCGGCGCAAGGGGATCGGCGAAGAACACATCGCCGCGGCCCTTGAACAGCTCGACGGTGACGACCTTCGAGCCCAAGCAGAACAGCTTGCGCTCAAACGCCTGGGACACAGCGACCTCCCGCCGGACCGCTACGGGCCAGACCGTAAGGAACGCGAGAAAGTCATGCGCCGCATCGTGAGCCACCTCCAGCGGAAAGGCTACGCGCCAGGCATGTGCATGGCTGCGACCCGTGCGGCGATGCAACGCCACGACAGCGGCGAACGCGGCTAG